The Bos indicus isolate NIAB-ARS_2022 breed Sahiwal x Tharparkar chromosome X, NIAB-ARS_B.indTharparkar_mat_pri_1.0, whole genome shotgun sequence genome has a window encoding:
- the LOC109555057 gene encoding large ribosomal subunit protein eL31-like has translation MAPAKKGGKKKGWSAINEMVIREYTINIHKRIHGVGFKKHAPRALKDIWKFTMKEMGTPDVHIDTRLNKAIWAQGIRNDAYRIRVQLSRKRNEDEDSPNKLYTLVTYVPVTTFKDLQTVNVDEN, from the coding sequence ATGGCTCCCGCAAAGAAGGGGGGCAAGAAGAAGGGCTGGTCTGCCATCAATGAGATGGTGATCAGAGAATACACTATCAACATTCACAAGCGCATCCATGGAGTGGGTTTTAAGAAGCATGCCCCTAGGGCACTCAAAGACATCTGGAAATTTACCATGAAGGAGATGGGAACTCCAGATGTGCACATCGACACCAGACTCAACAAAGCCATCTGGGCCCAAGGAATAAGAAATGATGCATACCGGATCCGTGTGCAGTTGTCCAGAAAACGTAATGAAGACGAAGACTCGCCAAACAAGCTCTACACGTTGGTTACCTATGTGCCTGTCACCACCTTCAAAGATCTACAGACAGTCAATGTGGATGAGAACTAA